One part of the Salmo salar chromosome ssa10, Ssal_v3.1, whole genome shotgun sequence genome encodes these proteins:
- the LOC106613677 gene encoding zinc finger RNA-binding protein isoform X1, with protein sequence MAASNYYGFTHGAGPQYSVQPPPAFAHPTTASYSVQPAPAVAHAVTASYAPAPAQAARPVASAPYLAAYQTHPAPPDYGYRQPDPTPQPTTTPQAYQLPVYTETDNYSYGRPPAVTSYETKQYYQTSIAPAQRTPTEAYYQTGVKSGYSPVSTVYSQPPPPQRQVTALKPLAPASSVSTSYNIYPVSTSVQQPPTPISSYTPCSSFNSTAATSYSGISYSTYDSSGYTSTPSYYQPAQLPAPQPPPQQPQPSMQLPHKQLTSSSWSNAGSNMVTAPTVNAYKKPMFHQNRLQKPKGPPKQPQLHYCDICKISCAGPQTYREHLEGQKHKKKEAALKSGSAVGSNGPRGIQTQLRCELCDVACTGVDAYAAHIRGAKHQKVVKLHTKLGKPIPSTEPILVNNAPIISTSTAGKTTPAVVTSAASVAPPKPVVVNAVKAPAPVKKPITPKITLLANKPATPPSAKVDEDKQLATASKSETTSDDEDGEGVGGQGDVQPVGHDYVEEVRNDDGKVIRFHCKLCECSFNDPNAKDMHLKGRRHRMQYKKKVNPELPVEIKPSNRARKLQEGKLRKQKQKAVLKRQRDDEQRWHLEMRSEPDSSWHTEMRRYEEDMYWRRMEEEQLYWGEQRRRMPPPPLMSRPGMPVPPLLQPVRRPDSPDDRHIMAKHSTVYPVEEELQAVQRIVSHSERALKLVSDSLLEKEPPAADPKTDTEADAGEKGPDTQAARMLKGVMRVGILAKGLLLHGDRNVELILLAAKKPTLSLLKDIAEQLPKELTTFSEDQYEVQAHPEEANIVIFSSKEPKMQVTISLTSPLMREDPAPEKEEKAGDKAAEKGVPEKDPPDVLNRRKCLEYLAALRHAKWFQARANGLQSCVIIIRLLRDLCQRVPTWGKMPAWAMELLVEKAISSATGPLSPGEAMRRVLECIATGILLPDGPGLLDPCEKAQTDALGSMTKQAREDITASAQHALRLLAFRQIHKVLGMDSLPASKASARNRKRRRDGSETGEGEGEGKKDKKEDAEEVDA encoded by the exons ATGGCTGCAAGCAATTATTATGGGTTCACTCACGGTGCCGGTCCGCAGTACAG CGTTCAGCCTCCACCGGCCTTTGCCCACCCCACTACAGCCAGCTACAGTGTTCAGCCGGCCCCTGCCGTGGCCCATGCGGTGACTGCCTCCTATGCCCCTGCCCCTGCACAAGCAGCCAGGCCCGTGGCCTCTGCCCCCTACCTTGCAGCCTACCAGACCCACCCTGCTCCCCCAGACTATGGCTATCGGCAGCCGGACCCTACGCCCCAACCTACCACCACCCCACAGGCGTACCAGCTACCGGTATACACCGAAACG GATAACTACAGTTACGGACGCCCACCTGCAGTCACTAGTTATGAGACTAAGCAGTACTATCAGACGAGTATAGCTCCAGCTCAGCGGACACCAACAGAAGCTTACTACCAGACAG GTGTGAAGAGTGGCTACAGTCCAGTCAGCACGGTGTACAGCCAGCCCCCTCCACCACAGAGGCAGGTCACAGCCTTAAAGCCTCTGGCCCCCGCTAGCTCAGTGTCCACCAGCTATAACATCTACCCAGTGTCCACCAGTGTTCAGCAGCCTCCAACTCCCATCTCGTCTTACACCCCCTGCTCCTCCTTCAACTCCACAGCTGCCACCTCCTACTCGG GCATCAGCTACTCTACTTATGACTCGAGTGGCTACACTTCCACCCCCTCCTACTACCAGCCTGCACAGCTGCCCGCTCCCCAGCCGCCACCCCAGCAGCCCCAGCCGTCCATGCAGCTGCCTCACAAGCAGCTCACCAGCTCCTCCTGGAGCAACGCGGGCAGCAACATGGTGACCGCTCCCACAGTCAACGCCTACAAGAAGCCCATGTTCCACCAGAACAGGCTGCAGAAGCCCAAAGGGCCACCCAAGCAGCCCCAGCTGCACTACTGTGACATCTGCAAGATCAGCTGTGCCGGCCCGCAG ACGTACCGGGAACACCTCGAGGGCCAGAAGCACAAGAAGAAGGAGGCTGCTCTGAAATCTGGCAGCGCGGTGGGGAGCAACGGGCCCCGGGGGATTCAGACCCAGCTGCGCTGTGAACTATGTGACGTTGCCTGCACTGGCGTCGACGCGTACGCTGCCCATATCCGAGGGGCCAAGCACCAGAAG GTGGTGAAGCTCCACACCAAACTAGGCAAACCTATACCGTCAACTGAACCCATTTTAGTGAACAATGCTCCGATTATCTCAACGTCGACCGCTGGGAAGACGACCCCTGCTGTCGTCACGTCAGCTGCCTCTGTAGCGCCACCCAAACCGGTGGTCGTAAACGCCGTCAAGGCCCCAGCACCTGTGAAGAAGCCAATCACACCCAAAATAACCCTTCTTG CCAACAAGCCGGCCACCCCTCCATCAGCCAAGGTGGATGAGGACAAGCAGTTAGCAACCGCTTCTAAGAGCGAGACCACGAGTGACGATGAGGACGGGGAAGGAGTGGGGGGGCAGGGGGACGTCCAGCCTGTGGGACATGACTATGTGGAGGAG GTGCGTAATGATGATGGGAAGGTGATTCGCTTCCACTGTAAACTCTGTGAATGCAGTTTCAATGACCCCAACGCTAAAGACATGCACCTAAAGGGACGCAGGCACCGGATGCAGTACAAG AAGAAGGTGAACCCAGAGCTGCCGGTGGAGATCAAGCCCAGTAACCGGGCCAGGAAACTACAGGAAGGCAAACTTAGGAAACAGAAACAGAAGGCTGTGctgaagagacagagggatgatgAGCAGCGCTGGCACTTGGAGATGAGGTCAGAGCCAGACAGCAGCTGGCACACAGAGATGAG GCGCTATGAGGAGGACATGTactggaggaggatggaggaggagcagCTATACTGGGGGGAGCAGAGACGCAGGatgcccccccctccactcaTGAGCCGGCCTGGCATGCCAGTGCCACCCCTACTG CAGCCTGTGCGACGGCCGGACTCCCCAGACGACCGCCACATCATGGCCAAACACTCCACCGTCTACCCTGTGGAGGAGGAGCTGCAGGCGGTGCAGAGGATTGTGTCCCACTCTGAGCGAGCCCTCAAACTGGTGTCTGACTCCCTGCTGGAGAAGGAGCCCCCCGCTGCTGATCCTAAGACTGATACAGAGGCTGATGCTGGCGAGAAAGG ACCTGACACTCAGGCGGCCCGTATGCTGAAGGGGGTGATGAGGGTTGGCATTCTGGCCAAGGGCCTGCTGCTCCACGGGGACAGGAACGTGGAGCTCATCCTGCTAGCTGCCAAGAAgcccaccctctctctactgaAAGACATCGCTGAGCAGTTGCCCAAAGAACTGACG ACATTTTCTGAAGATCAGTATGAGGTACAGGCTCACCCTGAGGAAGCCAACATCGTGATTTTTTCGAGCAAGGAGCCAAAAATGCAGGTCACCATCTCTCTAACTTCGCCGCTGATGAGGGAGGACCCTGCCCCTGAGAAGGAGGAAAAGGCAGGAGACAAAGCGGCTGAGAAAG GGGTGCCTGAGAAAGACCCTCCTGATGTTCTGAACCGAAGGAAGTGCCTGGAGTACCTAGCTGCTCTGAGACATGCCAAGTGGTTCCAG GCTCGTGCCAACGGTCTTCAGTCCTGTGTGATCATCATTCGACTGTTACGTGATCTGTGCCAGCGAGTGCCAACCTGGGGCAAGATGCCAGCCTGG GCTATGGAGCTGCTGGTAGAGAAGGCCATCAGCAGTGCCACAGGGCCCCTCAGCCCAGGGGAAGCTATGCGTAGGGTCCTGGAGTGTATCGCCACGGGCATCCTACTGCCAG ACGGTCCTGGGCTGCTGGACCCCTGTGAGAAAGCCCAAACCGATGCTCTGGGGAGCATGACGAAGCAAGCCCGGGAAGACATTACTGCCAGCGCGCAG CATGCTCTGCGACTGCTGGCGTTCCGTCAGATCCACAAGGTTCTGGGGATGGACTCCCTACCGGCGTCCAAGGCCAGCGCTCGGAACCGCAAGCGCAGACGGGATGGGAGCGAgacgggagaaggagagggggagggaaagaaagaCAAGAAGGAAGATGCAGAAGAGGTGGATGCTTGA
- the LOC106613677 gene encoding zinc finger RNA-binding protein isoform X2, with protein sequence MAASNYYGFTHGAGPQYSVQPPPAFAHPTTASYSVQPAPAVAHAVTASYAPAPAQAARPVASAPYLAAYQTHPAPPDYGYRQPDPTPQPTTTPQAYQLPVYTETDNYSYGRPPAVTSYETKQYYQTSIAPAQRTPTEAYYQTGVKSGYSPVSTVYSQPPPPQRQVTALKPLAPASSVSTSYNIYPVSTSVQQPPTPISSYTPCSSFNSTAATSYSGISYSTYDSSGYTSTPSYYQPAQLPAPQPPPQQPQPSMQLPHKQLTSSSWSNAGSNMVTAPTVNAYKKPMFHQNRLQKPKGPPKQPQLHYCDICKISCAGPQTYREHLEGQKHKKKEAALKSGSAVGSNGPRGIQTQLRCELCDVACTGVDAYAAHIRGAKHQKVVKLHTKLGKPIPSTEPILVNNAPIISTSTAGKTTPAVVTSAASVAPPKPVVVNAVKAPAPVKKPITPKITLLANKPATPPSAKVDEDKQLATASKSETTSDDEDGEGVGGQGDVQPVGHDYVEEVRNDDGKVIRFHCKLCECSFNDPNAKDMHLKGRRHRMQYKKKVNPELPVEIKPSNRARKLQEGKLRKQKQKAVLKRQRDDEQRWHLEMRSEPDSSWHTEMRRYEEDMYWRRMEEEQLYWGEQRRRMPPPPLMSRPGMPVPPLLPVRRPDSPDDRHIMAKHSTVYPVEEELQAVQRIVSHSERALKLVSDSLLEKEPPAADPKTDTEADAGEKGPDTQAARMLKGVMRVGILAKGLLLHGDRNVELILLAAKKPTLSLLKDIAEQLPKELTTFSEDQYEVQAHPEEANIVIFSSKEPKMQVTISLTSPLMREDPAPEKEEKAGDKAAEKGVPEKDPPDVLNRRKCLEYLAALRHAKWFQARANGLQSCVIIIRLLRDLCQRVPTWGKMPAWAMELLVEKAISSATGPLSPGEAMRRVLECIATGILLPDGPGLLDPCEKAQTDALGSMTKQAREDITASAQHALRLLAFRQIHKVLGMDSLPASKASARNRKRRRDGSETGEGEGEGKKDKKEDAEEVDA encoded by the exons ATGGCTGCAAGCAATTATTATGGGTTCACTCACGGTGCCGGTCCGCAGTACAG CGTTCAGCCTCCACCGGCCTTTGCCCACCCCACTACAGCCAGCTACAGTGTTCAGCCGGCCCCTGCCGTGGCCCATGCGGTGACTGCCTCCTATGCCCCTGCCCCTGCACAAGCAGCCAGGCCCGTGGCCTCTGCCCCCTACCTTGCAGCCTACCAGACCCACCCTGCTCCCCCAGACTATGGCTATCGGCAGCCGGACCCTACGCCCCAACCTACCACCACCCCACAGGCGTACCAGCTACCGGTATACACCGAAACG GATAACTACAGTTACGGACGCCCACCTGCAGTCACTAGTTATGAGACTAAGCAGTACTATCAGACGAGTATAGCTCCAGCTCAGCGGACACCAACAGAAGCTTACTACCAGACAG GTGTGAAGAGTGGCTACAGTCCAGTCAGCACGGTGTACAGCCAGCCCCCTCCACCACAGAGGCAGGTCACAGCCTTAAAGCCTCTGGCCCCCGCTAGCTCAGTGTCCACCAGCTATAACATCTACCCAGTGTCCACCAGTGTTCAGCAGCCTCCAACTCCCATCTCGTCTTACACCCCCTGCTCCTCCTTCAACTCCACAGCTGCCACCTCCTACTCGG GCATCAGCTACTCTACTTATGACTCGAGTGGCTACACTTCCACCCCCTCCTACTACCAGCCTGCACAGCTGCCCGCTCCCCAGCCGCCACCCCAGCAGCCCCAGCCGTCCATGCAGCTGCCTCACAAGCAGCTCACCAGCTCCTCCTGGAGCAACGCGGGCAGCAACATGGTGACCGCTCCCACAGTCAACGCCTACAAGAAGCCCATGTTCCACCAGAACAGGCTGCAGAAGCCCAAAGGGCCACCCAAGCAGCCCCAGCTGCACTACTGTGACATCTGCAAGATCAGCTGTGCCGGCCCGCAG ACGTACCGGGAACACCTCGAGGGCCAGAAGCACAAGAAGAAGGAGGCTGCTCTGAAATCTGGCAGCGCGGTGGGGAGCAACGGGCCCCGGGGGATTCAGACCCAGCTGCGCTGTGAACTATGTGACGTTGCCTGCACTGGCGTCGACGCGTACGCTGCCCATATCCGAGGGGCCAAGCACCAGAAG GTGGTGAAGCTCCACACCAAACTAGGCAAACCTATACCGTCAACTGAACCCATTTTAGTGAACAATGCTCCGATTATCTCAACGTCGACCGCTGGGAAGACGACCCCTGCTGTCGTCACGTCAGCTGCCTCTGTAGCGCCACCCAAACCGGTGGTCGTAAACGCCGTCAAGGCCCCAGCACCTGTGAAGAAGCCAATCACACCCAAAATAACCCTTCTTG CCAACAAGCCGGCCACCCCTCCATCAGCCAAGGTGGATGAGGACAAGCAGTTAGCAACCGCTTCTAAGAGCGAGACCACGAGTGACGATGAGGACGGGGAAGGAGTGGGGGGGCAGGGGGACGTCCAGCCTGTGGGACATGACTATGTGGAGGAG GTGCGTAATGATGATGGGAAGGTGATTCGCTTCCACTGTAAACTCTGTGAATGCAGTTTCAATGACCCCAACGCTAAAGACATGCACCTAAAGGGACGCAGGCACCGGATGCAGTACAAG AAGAAGGTGAACCCAGAGCTGCCGGTGGAGATCAAGCCCAGTAACCGGGCCAGGAAACTACAGGAAGGCAAACTTAGGAAACAGAAACAGAAGGCTGTGctgaagagacagagggatgatgAGCAGCGCTGGCACTTGGAGATGAGGTCAGAGCCAGACAGCAGCTGGCACACAGAGATGAG GCGCTATGAGGAGGACATGTactggaggaggatggaggaggagcagCTATACTGGGGGGAGCAGAGACGCAGGatgcccccccctccactcaTGAGCCGGCCTGGCATGCCAGTGCCACCCCTACTG CCTGTGCGACGGCCGGACTCCCCAGACGACCGCCACATCATGGCCAAACACTCCACCGTCTACCCTGTGGAGGAGGAGCTGCAGGCGGTGCAGAGGATTGTGTCCCACTCTGAGCGAGCCCTCAAACTGGTGTCTGACTCCCTGCTGGAGAAGGAGCCCCCCGCTGCTGATCCTAAGACTGATACAGAGGCTGATGCTGGCGAGAAAGG ACCTGACACTCAGGCGGCCCGTATGCTGAAGGGGGTGATGAGGGTTGGCATTCTGGCCAAGGGCCTGCTGCTCCACGGGGACAGGAACGTGGAGCTCATCCTGCTAGCTGCCAAGAAgcccaccctctctctactgaAAGACATCGCTGAGCAGTTGCCCAAAGAACTGACG ACATTTTCTGAAGATCAGTATGAGGTACAGGCTCACCCTGAGGAAGCCAACATCGTGATTTTTTCGAGCAAGGAGCCAAAAATGCAGGTCACCATCTCTCTAACTTCGCCGCTGATGAGGGAGGACCCTGCCCCTGAGAAGGAGGAAAAGGCAGGAGACAAAGCGGCTGAGAAAG GGGTGCCTGAGAAAGACCCTCCTGATGTTCTGAACCGAAGGAAGTGCCTGGAGTACCTAGCTGCTCTGAGACATGCCAAGTGGTTCCAG GCTCGTGCCAACGGTCTTCAGTCCTGTGTGATCATCATTCGACTGTTACGTGATCTGTGCCAGCGAGTGCCAACCTGGGGCAAGATGCCAGCCTGG GCTATGGAGCTGCTGGTAGAGAAGGCCATCAGCAGTGCCACAGGGCCCCTCAGCCCAGGGGAAGCTATGCGTAGGGTCCTGGAGTGTATCGCCACGGGCATCCTACTGCCAG ACGGTCCTGGGCTGCTGGACCCCTGTGAGAAAGCCCAAACCGATGCTCTGGGGAGCATGACGAAGCAAGCCCGGGAAGACATTACTGCCAGCGCGCAG CATGCTCTGCGACTGCTGGCGTTCCGTCAGATCCACAAGGTTCTGGGGATGGACTCCCTACCGGCGTCCAAGGCCAGCGCTCGGAACCGCAAGCGCAGACGGGATGGGAGCGAgacgggagaaggagagggggagggaaagaaagaCAAGAAGGAAGATGCAGAAGAGGTGGATGCTTGA